A genomic stretch from Syntrophaceae bacterium includes:
- a CDS encoding AAA family ATPase: MYKKFYGFRDRPFEITPDPKFVYLSENHQEALAHLQYAVQEGKGFSVIIGEAGTGKTTLVHMLLSKLDGHVRTSYIFNPVLDRGDFLNYICDDLGIKSDGMKSRGQSLAALHNFLLECFARDEKVFLIIDEAQSMEPELLQEVRLLTNLETSKQKLLHVILLGQPELSRILAEPRFRPLKQRITIRYHLKPLSLKETKAYIEHRLKRARARNIHIFDNSAIKEIYQYSNGIPRLINIVCDNALLTGFSMEQGRIGKGIIEDVEAVLEGSKKRRTGKTLWLLLVMFLLIVVLAFIYQESILKLWR, from the coding sequence ATGTACAAGAAGTTCTACGGGTTCAGGGACAGACCCTTCGAAATAACGCCGGATCCTAAATTTGTCTATTTGAGCGAGAACCATCAGGAGGCACTCGCCCATCTGCAGTATGCGGTGCAGGAGGGAAAAGGCTTCAGTGTCATTATCGGCGAGGCTGGAACAGGGAAAACAACTCTCGTCCACATGCTTCTCAGCAAGCTCGACGGCCATGTTCGAACCTCATATATCTTCAATCCCGTATTGGATCGAGGTGATTTCCTCAACTACATTTGTGACGATCTGGGTATAAAATCGGATGGAATGAAGTCTCGGGGGCAGAGCTTGGCGGCCCTGCACAACTTCCTCCTCGAGTGCTTTGCCCGGGATGAGAAGGTGTTTCTCATCATCGACGAAGCCCAAAGCATGGAGCCGGAACTGCTCCAGGAGGTTCGACTTCTGACGAACCTGGAGACATCGAAGCAGAAGCTGCTTCACGTAATTTTACTGGGGCAGCCCGAACTGAGCAGAATCCTGGCTGAGCCGCGGTTCCGCCCCTTGAAGCAGCGAATCACAATCCGGTATCATTTGAAACCACTCAGTCTGAAGGAAACAAAGGCATACATCGAGCACCGTCTCAAGAGAGCTAGAGCGAGAAATATCCATATTTTCGATAACAGCGCGATCAAGGAAATCTATCAATATTCCAATGGTATTCCACGCTTGATCAATATTGTCTGCGACAATGCCCTGCTCACGGGATTTTCAATGGAACAGGGCCGGATCGGAAAAGGCATTATCGAAGATGTTGAAGCTGTTTTGGAGGGTTCGAAAAAGAGAAGAACAGGTAAAACGCTGTGGCTTCTTCTCGTTATGTTTCTTCTGATTGTCGTTCTGGCTTTTATTTATCAGGAATCGATCCTCAAATTATGGAGATGA
- a CDS encoding polysaccharide biosynthesis tyrosine autokinase codes for MGRMFDALQKVERQKHQEELKVEPPKIKQEDLYLDNKLVSFFAQSSMAAEQFRRLRQHIIKQGIEGSPKTIMLTSTVAGEGKTLIATNLAVMLATELHSHALVVDCDLRNPALTHWFGFREAKGLSDYLKGEAQLTDLLISTSIEKLSILPGGSIQDNPVELIGSNRMKSLVTELRSRYADRYIILDCSPVLATTEPSVLNEMVDGILFVIKSGHTARESVQQALALLDRNKIIGVVLNAMEFRTTAMTRRYFGTNRYYYDYRYSKTHPEPTAWSKIRALAGDAKMVFGRLRAGKKEDL; via the coding sequence ATGGGCAGAATGTTTGATGCACTTCAGAAAGTTGAACGGCAAAAGCATCAGGAAGAGCTCAAGGTAGAGCCCCCTAAGATCAAGCAGGAAGATCTTTACCTCGACAACAAACTGGTTTCTTTCTTCGCACAGTCTTCCATGGCGGCCGAACAGTTCAGGAGGCTCAGACAGCATATCATCAAGCAGGGAATCGAAGGCTCCCCGAAGACGATCATGCTCACGAGCACGGTGGCAGGCGAGGGGAAAACCCTCATCGCTACTAACCTGGCTGTCATGCTTGCTACCGAGTTGCACAGCCATGCATTGGTTGTCGATTGCGACCTCCGAAATCCAGCGCTTACGCACTGGTTCGGTTTTCGCGAGGCCAAGGGGCTCTCCGACTACCTGAAGGGAGAGGCTCAACTGACGGACCTGTTGATCAGCACCTCTATCGAAAAGCTCAGCATTCTGCCGGGTGGCTCGATTCAGGACAACCCGGTCGAGCTGATCGGATCCAACAGAATGAAATCCCTCGTGACGGAGCTGAGGTCGCGATATGCGGACCGGTATATCATCCTGGATTGTTCTCCAGTCCTGGCGACAACCGAACCGAGTGTCCTGAACGAAATGGTCGACGGCATCCTGTTCGTCATCAAATCCGGCCATACAGCCCGGGAATCGGTTCAGCAGGCCCTTGCGCTGCTGGACAGGAACAAGATCATAGGCGTGGTTCTCAATGCCATGGAGTTCAGAACAACGGCCATGACGCGCAGGTATTTCGGGACAAACCGCTACTACTACGATTACCGTTACTCGAAAACTCACCCGGAACCGACCGCTTGGTCGAAAATCCGGGCCTTGGCAGGGGACGCAAAAATGGTCTTTGGCAGGTTACGGGCCGGGAAAAAGGAAGATCTCTGA
- a CDS encoding exopolysaccharide biosynthesis polyprenyl glycosylphosphotransferase gives MDQQAKPFTAESDTVDNILASGEHDCPFYSKSHFHHLLRVERQRTERSRKPFLLILLDISKAVNEPNPKEILNRIDSALKSTLRETDIRGWYDRNRVIGIILTEMTSMEAPLVEGIIRIIYGRLSQKLSRKLLDKIEISFHVFPEQKDDASSDVKFSNKLYPDLLKRDQNQQFSRTVKRLIDVSVSATLLLLLLPVFLVIAAAIKWTSNGPVFFRQDRLGYNGKGFTFLKFRSMSADNDPAAHRAYMKKFIAEQQSAAVEPGVFKLKDDLRVTPVGKWLRRTSLDELPQLINVLTGDMSLVGPRPPIPYECDLYDIWHRRRLLSCKPGITGLWQVTGRSRTTFDEMVRLDLKYINEWSLWLDLMILLKTPRAVLTGDGAY, from the coding sequence ATGGATCAGCAGGCAAAGCCATTCACAGCGGAATCTGACACGGTGGACAATATTTTAGCCAGCGGGGAACACGATTGTCCATTTTACAGCAAAAGCCATTTTCATCACCTCCTTCGGGTTGAAAGACAAAGAACAGAACGATCCAGGAAGCCTTTCCTTCTTATTCTCCTCGATATTTCCAAGGCTGTAAACGAACCGAACCCGAAAGAGATTCTGAACAGAATTGATTCAGCCCTGAAGTCAACCCTGAGAGAAACCGATATCCGTGGCTGGTATGATCGCAACCGGGTCATCGGGATTATTCTGACGGAAATGACATCTATGGAGGCGCCGTTGGTTGAGGGTATCATCCGCATCATCTATGGGCGGTTGAGTCAGAAGCTGTCCAGGAAACTGCTCGATAAGATTGAAATATCATTTCATGTCTTCCCGGAGCAGAAGGATGATGCATCCAGTGACGTGAAGTTTTCCAACAAGCTGTATCCGGACCTCTTAAAACGGGACCAGAATCAACAGTTTTCGCGGACAGTGAAGAGATTGATCGACGTATCCGTCAGTGCGACACTTCTTCTGTTGCTGTTACCCGTGTTTCTGGTGATTGCAGCAGCCATCAAGTGGACGTCCAATGGCCCGGTCTTTTTCAGGCAGGATCGATTGGGGTACAACGGCAAAGGTTTCACCTTTCTGAAATTCAGATCCATGTCTGCCGACAACGATCCTGCAGCACATCGGGCCTATATGAAGAAATTTATAGCCGAGCAGCAAAGCGCAGCAGTGGAACCTGGAGTATTCAAGCTGAAAGATGATCTCCGCGTCACCCCGGTGGGAAAGTGGTTGAGAAGGACGAGTCTGGATGAGCTTCCTCAGTTGATCAACGTCCTGACAGGTGATATGTCCCTCGTGGGACCGAGACCTCCTATCCCTTACGAGTGCGATCTATACGACATATGGCACAGGAGGAGGCTGCTTTCGTGCAAACCCGGGATCACCGGGCTTTGGCAGGTAACAGGGAGAAGCCGAACGACCTTCGATGAAATGGTGCGCCTTGATCTCAAGTATATCAATGAATGGTCATTGTGGCTCGATCTCATGATTCTGTTGAAAACGCCAAGGGCTGTTTTGACGGGAGATGGAGCGTACTGA
- a CDS encoding Gfo/Idh/MocA family oxidoreductase, with protein sequence MLRMGVIGYGYWGPNIVRNFSAANGSMVSMVCDMNAQTHKKVKKAYPHIRLTTDPALLIKDPEVDAVAIATPVFTHFELAKMALQEGKSIFVEKPFTYTVSEAETLIELAQKKNLKIMVDHTFLYTGSVRKIKQLIDDHVLGDLYYFDSARVNLGLFQHDVNVVWDLAPHDISIMHYVIGDKPQAVVATGAEHFGRKLEDIAYLTIYYPRNVIAHINVNWLSPVKVRLTFIGGKKKMLVWDDVEPDEKIRIYDKGVEVRTKEGQYNLLVAYRSGDMWAPKIEQTEALKLIAEKFVDYVSNGGTVVNDGLAGLNVVRMLTAANESLSNKGKMVYL encoded by the coding sequence ATGCTTCGCATGGGCGTTATCGGTTATGGGTACTGGGGACCCAATATTGTAAGGAACTTCAGCGCTGCCAATGGGTCCATGGTCTCCATGGTCTGTGATATGAATGCCCAGACCCACAAAAAGGTCAAAAAGGCATATCCGCATATCCGGTTGACCACGGATCCCGCATTGTTGATCAAGGACCCTGAAGTCGATGCCGTCGCCATCGCCACACCGGTGTTTACACACTTTGAACTGGCCAAGATGGCGCTGCAGGAGGGCAAGAGCATCTTCGTCGAAAAACCGTTTACCTATACGGTTTCCGAAGCGGAAACCCTCATTGAACTGGCCCAGAAAAAGAATCTGAAAATCATGGTGGATCACACCTTCCTCTACACAGGCTCCGTCAGAAAGATCAAGCAGCTGATCGACGACCATGTCCTCGGGGATCTCTATTACTTCGATTCCGCCAGGGTAAATTTAGGTCTTTTTCAGCACGACGTTAATGTTGTCTGGGACCTTGCCCCCCATGATATATCCATCATGCATTACGTAATCGGCGACAAGCCGCAGGCCGTCGTGGCAACGGGAGCAGAACATTTTGGCCGCAAGCTGGAAGACATCGCTTATCTGACTATCTATTACCCCCGCAACGTCATTGCCCACATCAATGTAAACTGGCTCTCCCCGGTGAAGGTCAGACTGACGTTTATTGGCGGGAAAAAGAAGATGCTGGTCTGGGATGACGTTGAACCGGACGAAAAAATCAGGATCTACGACAAGGGTGTCGAGGTCCGGACAAAAGAAGGCCAATACAACCTGCTTGTCGCTTACCGCTCGGGGGACATGTGGGCGCCAAAGATTGAACAGACGGAGGCGCTCAAGCTGATCGCGGAGAAATTCGTTGATTACGTAAGCAATGGGGGAACCGTCGTGAATGACGGTTTGGCCGGCTTGAACGTGGTAAGAATGCTGACTGCGGCCAATGAATCACTGAGCAACAAGGGCAAAATGGTCTACCTGTAA
- a CDS encoding N-acetyltransferase yields MDYLCISEDVKLGENVRLSKFINLYGCTIGENTKIGAFVEIQKNATVGRNCKISSHTFICEGVTIEDDVFIGHGVTFVNDSYPRATAADGRLQTEADWTVEPTLIQKGASIGSGATILANVTIGEGAIVGAGSVITKNVPPKAIVAGNPAKVLRIQTE; encoded by the coding sequence ATGGATTACCTGTGCATATCTGAAGACGTCAAACTTGGAGAAAATGTAAGGTTATCCAAGTTCATAAACCTCTATGGCTGCACGATCGGCGAGAACACCAAAATCGGCGCCTTCGTGGAAATCCAGAAAAACGCCACTGTCGGCAGGAACTGCAAGATTTCCAGCCACACATTCATCTGCGAAGGCGTGACGATCGAAGACGACGTCTTCATCGGCCACGGCGTTACGTTCGTCAATGACTCCTATCCGCGAGCCACTGCGGCCGACGGCAGGCTGCAGACCGAAGCGGACTGGACCGTGGAACCCACCCTGATTCAGAAAGGTGCGTCGATCGGCTCCGGTGCAACGATCCTTGCCAATGTGACAATCGGCGAAGGTGCGATCGTGGGAGCCGGAAGCGTCATTACGAAGAATGTGCCGCCGAAGGCCATCGTCGCCGGCAACCCTGCCAAGGTTCTGAGGATACAGACAGAGTGA
- a CDS encoding GNAT family N-acetyltransferase, with protein sequence MNDPKVVDPSRQSDWNEVLCRIPGSSFFHTSTWAHVLQESYHYEPLYFAIRQKADLIAVLPVMEVDSPLTGKRGVSLPFTDYCEPIVSDHAQFGELFAAATALGRERRWRYLEFRGGGRFLSEKEPSEWHYSHTLDLTAKDIKSLADATRRNIKKAEKQNLDVSISTSPDAMTTFQRLNAITRRLHGLPPQPCRFFQRVYDHVLSKKMGFIVLASLKGTAIAANVYFTFGDQILYKYGASDRAFQHLRASNLVMWEAIKWGRDHGYRVLHLGRTEPGNKGLRQFKAGWGVQEGLIRYYRYDLRENAFVKTPEVVKPIYQKIFGKLPIPILNLLGSLLYRHMG encoded by the coding sequence ATGAATGATCCGAAGGTTGTCGATCCTTCCCGGCAGAGCGACTGGAATGAGGTCCTCTGCCGGATTCCAGGGAGTTCCTTCTTTCACACATCGACCTGGGCTCACGTCCTCCAGGAATCCTACCATTACGAACCCCTTTATTTTGCGATCCGTCAGAAAGCTGACCTGATAGCCGTCCTCCCTGTAATGGAAGTAGACAGCCCACTCACGGGTAAAAGAGGGGTTTCCCTGCCCTTCACCGATTACTGCGAACCGATTGTCTCGGATCATGCACAATTCGGGGAGCTCTTTGCCGCTGCAACCGCTCTGGGAAGGGAACGCCGCTGGCGCTACCTTGAATTCAGGGGGGGGGGGCGTTTCTTGAGCGAAAAGGAGCCTTCCGAATGGCATTACAGTCACACCCTTGATCTCACTGCGAAAGATATCAAGTCGCTTGCCGATGCCACCCGCCGGAACATCAAAAAGGCCGAAAAGCAGAACCTTGACGTAAGCATCTCGACATCGCCGGACGCCATGACGACGTTCCAACGTTTGAATGCGATCACCAGAAGACTCCACGGACTCCCTCCCCAGCCCTGCCGTTTCTTTCAACGCGTTTACGACCACGTACTTTCCAAAAAAATGGGGTTCATCGTTCTGGCATCGCTGAAGGGAACGGCAATCGCTGCCAATGTCTATTTTACATTCGGGGATCAGATTCTCTATAAATACGGTGCCTCGGACCGGGCTTTTCAGCACCTTCGGGCGAGCAACCTGGTCATGTGGGAAGCCATCAAGTGGGGCCGTGATCACGGGTACCGGGTCCTCCATCTTGGCCGCACGGAGCCGGGCAACAAAGGGCTCCGGCAGTTCAAGGCGGGATGGGGTGTGCAGGAAGGGCTCATCCGGTATTACCGGTACGATCTTCGAGAGAATGCGTTTGTCAAAACACCCGAGGTCGTCAAGCCGATATACCAGAAGATATTCGGCAAGCTACCCATACCGATTTTGAACCTGCTGGGAAGCTTGCTATATCGCCATATGGGATGA
- a CDS encoding nucleotide sugar dehydrogenase, producing the protein MENKTATIGVIGLGYVGLPLVIEFCRAGFNVMGFDVDEQKISMLRQGKSYIKHINPAILVRDFGDRFRPTSDFSLLRDMDCILVCVPTPLNRNREPDMQYVFNTTRTIATYLRRGQLIVLESTTYPGTTDGDMRKILETTGLKAGEDFHLAFSPEREDPNNRDFSVRTIPKVVGGYTKECLAVATALYGTIVSQTVPVSSPKVAEATKLLENIYRSVNIAMVNELKMLFDRMGIDVWEVIEAAKTKPFGFHAFYPGPGLGGHCIPIDPFYLTWKAREYDFSTRFIELAGEINTSMPDYVVLKVMKALNEQEKTIKGSKILILGLAYKANVDDDRESPSYSLMEKLEELGAEVSYNDPHIPEIRMTREHPHLAGRKSMEISNLFDLLLIATAHDEYQAVDFQSLGIPVVDTRNVIRDKSVMLYNA; encoded by the coding sequence ATCGAGAATAAGACTGCAACGATCGGCGTCATCGGCCTTGGCTATGTAGGCCTGCCCCTTGTGATTGAATTCTGCCGGGCCGGGTTCAACGTCATGGGATTCGACGTGGATGAACAGAAGATATCCATGCTCAGACAGGGCAAAAGCTACATCAAGCACATCAACCCGGCGATTCTTGTTCGTGATTTCGGGGACCGTTTCCGCCCGACGAGTGATTTTTCGTTGCTTCGCGACATGGACTGCATTCTCGTGTGCGTTCCCACACCGCTCAATCGGAACCGCGAACCGGACATGCAGTATGTTTTCAACACTACGCGAACCATAGCGACATATCTTCGTCGGGGCCAGTTGATCGTCCTGGAATCCACTACCTATCCGGGAACCACCGATGGAGACATGCGAAAGATATTGGAGACAACGGGGCTGAAAGCGGGCGAAGATTTCCATCTGGCCTTTTCGCCGGAGAGGGAAGACCCAAACAACCGTGATTTCAGTGTACGAACCATTCCCAAGGTGGTGGGGGGCTACACGAAGGAGTGTCTGGCCGTAGCAACCGCCCTCTACGGAACGATTGTCAGTCAAACCGTGCCTGTCTCCTCTCCCAAGGTGGCCGAGGCGACCAAGCTCCTGGAGAACATTTACCGTTCCGTCAACATTGCCATGGTCAACGAACTCAAGATGCTTTTCGACCGGATGGGCATCGATGTCTGGGAGGTAATCGAGGCGGCAAAAACAAAACCGTTCGGGTTCCATGCCTTTTATCCCGGTCCGGGGCTGGGCGGCCACTGTATCCCCATCGATCCCTTCTACCTCACTTGGAAAGCACGGGAATATGACTTCAGCACCAGATTCATCGAACTGGCGGGCGAGATCAACACCTCCATGCCGGATTATGTCGTGCTGAAAGTCATGAAGGCTCTGAACGAACAGGAAAAGACGATCAAAGGATCAAAGATACTGATCCTTGGCCTGGCCTACAAGGCAAACGTGGACGATGACCGCGAATCGCCTTCTTATAGCCTCATGGAAAAGCTGGAAGAGCTGGGGGCGGAGGTATCATACAATGATCCCCACATCCCCGAGATCCGAATGACCCGCGAACATCCGCATCTTGCCGGCCGGAAATCCATGGAGATCAGCAATCTCTTTGATTTGCTGCTTATTGCCACGGCCCATGACGAATACCAGGCTGTCGATTTCCAATCCCTCGGCATTCCCGTCGTTGATACGCGCAATGTAATCCGCGATAAAAGCGTTATGCTTTATAATGCATGA
- a CDS encoding glycosyltransferase, with product MIPDKTYYVFKRVMPRPLQILLRRIWIQMKQAKYEHVWPILKNACIPPEGWSGWPDGKKFALVLTHDVENHEDLEKCSQLAQMEERLGFRSSFNFVAGDYHVPDALKLSLTDRGFEIGVHGLHHSENPFRSESVFRKQAVEINRTLKEWGAVGFRSPSMFHNLEMLHHLDIEYDASTFDTDPFEPQPDGMETIFPFWVPNKDGKKGYVELPYTLPQDFLLFILMQEKSIDIWKKKLDWIVEKGGMALFIVHPGYMSFNGVAGLDQYPASYYEDFLKYIKSKYEGQYWQVLPRDMARFWVNKGKLPMAASASSASMSMLQKAKVFPRSTLRPIHACMLVYSFYESDNRVMRYAEALAKRGDSVDVIALGKEGALPYEEIRGVKVYRIQKRMIDEKGKISYLLKLITFLFNSLAFLTRRHLKKPYDLIHVHSVPDFEVFATIFPKLQGAKIILDIHDIVPEFYASKFHETNKSILFKALVMLEQLSSKFADHVIISNHIWEKTLLSRSVKRDKCTVVMNYPDESIFYQRPRDRNDDKFVMIYPGTLGWHQGLDIAIQAFAAIRDNVPEAEFHIYGRGPEKNNLENQIIELGLENRVFIKETVPIDQIANVMANADLGIIPKRNDPFGGEAFSTKILEFMSLGVPSIVSRTKIDQFYFDESVLKFFNPDDASDLAQCMLSLRNDKQLRDRLSSAAFEFVKDYSWEKKRGEYFNLVDGLVGNKS from the coding sequence ATGATACCGGACAAAACATATTACGTATTCAAACGGGTCATGCCCAGACCGCTGCAGATTTTATTGCGGAGAATCTGGATTCAAATGAAGCAAGCGAAATACGAACATGTATGGCCCATTTTAAAAAACGCGTGCATACCCCCGGAAGGATGGTCGGGATGGCCTGACGGCAAGAAGTTCGCTCTGGTCCTCACACACGATGTCGAAAACCATGAAGACCTTGAAAAATGCTCGCAACTGGCACAAATGGAAGAGCGGCTTGGATTCCGCTCCTCCTTCAATTTTGTGGCGGGGGATTACCACGTCCCCGATGCATTGAAGCTGAGCCTGACCGATAGAGGCTTCGAAATCGGCGTTCATGGCCTGCATCACAGCGAAAATCCGTTTCGCTCCGAATCGGTCTTTCGGAAGCAGGCGGTCGAGATCAACCGGACCCTGAAAGAATGGGGTGCCGTGGGTTTCCGCAGCCCCAGCATGTTTCACAACCTGGAAATGCTGCATCATCTCGACATAGAATACGATGCATCCACCTTCGACACGGACCCATTCGAACCCCAACCGGACGGGATGGAAACGATCTTCCCCTTCTGGGTGCCCAACAAGGACGGGAAAAAGGGTTACGTGGAACTGCCCTACACGTTGCCGCAGGACTTCCTGCTGTTTATCCTCATGCAGGAGAAAAGCATCGACATCTGGAAGAAGAAGCTGGACTGGATTGTAGAAAAGGGCGGAATGGCCCTGTTCATTGTGCATCCGGGATACATGAGTTTCAACGGGGTCGCGGGTCTTGACCAGTATCCGGCAAGTTATTACGAAGATTTCCTCAAGTACATCAAATCCAAATACGAGGGTCAGTATTGGCAGGTTTTGCCACGGGACATGGCTCGTTTCTGGGTGAATAAAGGAAAACTCCCGATGGCAGCGTCAGCCAGCAGTGCTTCCATGTCTATGTTACAGAAAGCTAAAGTTTTTCCCCGTTCTACCCTTCGGCCGATTCATGCCTGCATGCTCGTCTACTCATTTTATGAATCGGACAACCGGGTTATGCGGTATGCGGAGGCCCTGGCTAAGCGCGGGGATTCGGTCGATGTCATTGCCTTGGGGAAAGAAGGGGCACTCCCTTATGAGGAGATCCGGGGAGTCAAGGTCTACCGGATACAAAAGAGGATGATCGATGAAAAAGGCAAGATCTCCTATCTGTTGAAATTGATCACATTCCTGTTTAATTCTCTGGCCTTCTTAACAAGAAGGCACCTGAAAAAACCCTATGATCTGATCCATGTTCACTCTGTTCCGGATTTCGAAGTCTTCGCGACCATCTTCCCGAAATTGCAGGGTGCAAAGATCATCCTGGATATTCACGACATCGTGCCCGAGTTTTATGCAAGCAAATTCCATGAGACGAATAAAAGCATTCTCTTTAAGGCACTCGTGATGCTGGAGCAGCTTTCCAGTAAATTTGCCGACCATGTCATTATCTCCAATCATATCTGGGAGAAGACGCTCCTCTCCCGCTCCGTCAAAAGGGATAAATGTACAGTTGTCATGAATTACCCGGACGAATCCATATTTTATCAAAGGCCTCGAGACAGAAATGATGACAAGTTCGTCATGATTTATCCGGGCACGCTGGGCTGGCACCAGGGATTGGACATCGCCATCCAGGCCTTCGCAGCGATCAGAGATAACGTCCCAGAGGCGGAGTTCCATATTTACGGACGCGGACCTGAGAAAAATAACCTGGAGAACCAGATTATCGAATTGGGATTGGAAAACAGGGTGTTCATCAAAGAAACGGTCCCTATCGATCAGATCGCCAATGTGATGGCCAATGCCGATCTCGGAATCATCCCCAAACGCAACGACCCCTTTGGGGGCGAAGCATTCAGTACCAAGATTCTTGAATTCATGTCCCTGGGGGTACCTTCCATCGTGTCCAGAACCAAAATCGACCAGTTCTACTTCGATGAATCGGTCTTAAAATTCTTCAATCCGGACGATGCGAGCGATCTGGCTCAGTGCATGCTTTCCTTGAGAAATGATAAGCAGTTGCGCGACCGGCTCTCATCTGCTGCCTTTGAGTTCGTAAAGGATTACAGTTGGGAGAAAAAGCGAGGGGAGTATTTCAATCTCGTCGATGGTCTGGTTGGAAATAAGTCATAG
- a CDS encoding glycosyltransferase family 2 protein, whose amino-acid sequence MDNNNYTYVLITPARNEEAFIGQTIESVISQTILPKKWIIVSDGSTDRTDEIVTQHLAKNPWIELLRMPEHRDRHFAAKVSCFNAGYDKVKNIPYNIIGNLDADVTFDSTYFEYILSRFIEDPNLGVAGTPYLERGSHSYKDSYVDIHHVHGQIQMFRRQCYEDIGGYTPIKGGGIDWVAVTTARMKTWKTYSFQDKVFIHHRRMGTGGNSVLESQFNYGKKNYFLGSHPLWHLFRSLYQMTKKPYVIGGLLLLAGYNWAFLTGVEKPISNDLIKYYRKEQMDRLKELAFRTFRLDRK is encoded by the coding sequence ATGGATAACAATAATTATACATACGTCCTTATTACGCCTGCACGAAACGAAGAAGCGTTCATCGGCCAAACCATAGAGTCAGTCATCTCACAAACCATTTTACCCAAGAAATGGATCATCGTGAGCGATGGATCGACCGACCGGACGGACGAGATTGTTACCCAACATTTGGCAAAAAACCCATGGATCGAATTGTTGCGGATGCCTGAACACAGGGATCGGCACTTTGCAGCCAAAGTAAGTTGTTTTAATGCGGGCTATGACAAAGTAAAAAACATCCCCTACAATATTATTGGCAACCTGGATGCTGATGTTACATTCGACTCAACTTATTTCGAATACATCCTTTCAAGGTTTATAGAGGATCCAAATCTAGGTGTAGCTGGAACACCATATTTAGAAAGGGGTTCTCACTCTTATAAGGATAGTTATGTTGATATTCACCATGTACATGGCCAGATCCAAATGTTTCGACGGCAATGCTATGAGGATATAGGAGGTTACACACCAATCAAGGGTGGCGGTATAGACTGGGTAGCTGTGACAACGGCAAGAATGAAAACATGGAAGACATATTCATTTCAAGACAAGGTATTTATTCACCATCGTAGAATGGGAACGGGGGGAAACAGTGTATTAGAATCCCAGTTCAACTATGGTAAGAAAAATTATTTTTTAGGCAGTCATCCTTTATGGCATCTATTCAGATCTTTGTATCAGATGACCAAGAAGCCTTACGTAATAGGAGGATTGTTATTACTGGCTGGCTATAATTGGGCCTTTTTAACAGGAGTTGAAAAACCGATCAGCAATGATTTGATAAAATATTATAGAAAAGAACAAATGGATCGATTGAAAGAATTAGCATTTAGGACATTTAGATTAGACCGCAAATAA
- a CDS encoding GNAT family N-acetyltransferase — protein sequence MKHKKVFTLTTSLQMNHEDQARLDFKPVPDLEIVRATQEDANTIKEFYQGIGENHLWVDRRGWEIDDFEMQIAQERTIIWLARLKGRPIGFLEAYHYPDNRIQIIFLGILDQYSGRGIGKHLLSHGISSAWQRRPSKMIVHTRSYDGEHALNNYVKRGFQITKVRPQIIAVPPAMQETITKLIITAKRRGVYPSFAKRLEARLRQCFLGRSARWIFHNVMKSNSP from the coding sequence ATGAAACACAAGAAGGTCTTCACATTAACGACATCGCTGCAGATGAATCATGAAGATCAGGCGCGATTGGACTTCAAGCCCGTCCCTGATCTTGAAATTGTTCGTGCTACACAGGAGGATGCCAATACAATCAAGGAATTTTATCAAGGTATTGGAGAGAATCATTTATGGGTTGATCGAAGAGGCTGGGAAATAGATGATTTTGAAATGCAAATAGCGCAAGAGCGAACCATTATATGGCTGGCGAGGCTGAAAGGGAGGCCCATCGGATTTCTGGAAGCCTACCATTATCCAGACAACCGGATTCAGATCATTTTTCTCGGCATTCTCGATCAGTATTCGGGACGCGGGATCGGGAAGCATTTGTTGAGCCATGGAATCTCTTCTGCCTGGCAACGCAGACCAAGCAAAATGATCGTTCATACAAGAAGTTACGATGGGGAGCATGCCCTAAATAATTATGTAAAACGCGGATTCCAGATAACCAAAGTGCGTCCACAGATCATAGCTGTGCCACCGGCTATGCAAGAAACAATTACGAAACTGATCATCACTGCCAAACGGCGGGGTGTTTATCCTTCGTTCGCAAAACGCCTGGAGGCCCGCTTGAGGCAATGTTTTCTAGGGCGCAGTGCGCGATGGATTTTCCATAACGTGATGAAGAGCAACAGCCCATAA